The following DNA comes from Lentibacillus sp. Marseille-P4043.
GCCACACGTATGGGAAACGCTTCGGACGCTATCCAACAAGCAACTGACAAAACCATTTCAAAAGACGAACGAACGACTCTCACTGTGAATCAGAAAGCGCAAGATATCAATCAACAAGCCAAGGAACTTGCACAGCAGTTAACTTTTCAACAAACCATTCAAAATATTCAGTTGGTCGCAGAAGAATTTGAACGATAAAATGTTCAAATCTATGTTGACAGCAGGGTGACGACTAATGAAGAGGATATTCTATTTTTTAGTAATATTTACGGTATGTTTAACGGTAATTGGATGTCAAACATCTACAAAGAAAAATGGAGATGATGATGCAGATAGTCAGAAAATCAAAGATGAAGTAAATGATGGAAATAGGGGAAAGGACATGAATGGGATTGATATTTATGAATTTGCTTTTATAGGGAAAGCACCAGAAGCTAAAGAAAAGCATTCATTGCGAAAGGTAATTAAAGTATACTTCAGTGATGGGAGCATATCTGAAATGAATGAAGTAGCAATTGATGTTGCAAGTAAAGAGATTTATAAAAATCCTTCGATGCGTAATCGTGGCCTCCGCTTTAATAATGGGACGATTAAATTTTACGAAGCCGAACAGGTAATGGAGATTTTAGAAAAACATGAGGTTCAAAAATGGAAGCGTAATTATACTTTTGAAGATCCAACTTCTTATCAGGATGGTTACAGTTGTTCACTTTGGCTTCAATATGAAGACGGAACAGTTCAAAAATATAGAGGAGAAGGTACCGATAAGGATGATATTACACCTGATAATTTTGATGAATTTGCTGCGGATTTAAGCAACTTTGTAGATGAGAGACTGGGAGAAAAATAATTGTGTGTGCTAGGTACCCGAACTATTTTGAATTGTTTGGGTTCCTGGTATGCAAATCGAGAAAAGGGGCCTTTCTAATGATTACGATTCACGATATCCATCAAGCACGTAAGCAGATTACGGAAATTATTCACGAAACACCGATTATAAAATCACAACAGTTATCCGCTATTTGTGGAAATGACATTTATTTAAAGGGAGAACATTTGCAGAAAACAGGAGCGTTTAAGATTAGGGGAGCGACAAATAAAGTCAAGCAGGTTGTTAAAGATGGTGCAACATTTGTAACAGCTGCTTCATCTGGTAATCACGGGCAGGCTGTTGCATATATCGCAAATGTACTAGGAGTATCTGCGACAATTGTTGTTCCTGAAGATGCGACATGGAGCAAGATTCAAGCGATCGAAGCATATAACGGAAAAATTGAAAAATGTGGATTTACTTCTGCAGAACGCCTTCCTCGTGCCCAGGAATTGGCTCGGGAAAAAGATGGAGTGTACATACCACCATACGATGATCCGTTTATCATTGCTGGACAAGGCACTGTAGGTTTGGAAATTCTTGAACAGCTTGATGATGTGGATGTAGTTGTTGTTCCGATCGGTGGAGGTGGATTAATTTCCGGAATCCTAACGGTGATAAAAGAAACGAAACC
Coding sequences within:
- a CDS encoding TIGR04197 family type VII secretion effector, with the translated sequence MIQINFLTADQIATRMGNASDAIQQATDKTISKDERTTLTVNQKAQDINQQAKELAQQLTFQQTIQNIQLVAEEFER
- a CDS encoding threonine ammonia-lyase, whose protein sequence is MITIHDIHQARKQITEIIHETPIIKSQQLSAICGNDIYLKGEHLQKTGAFKIRGATNKVKQVVKDGATFVTAASSGNHGQAVAYIANVLGVSATIVVPEDATWSKIQAIEAYNGKIEKCGFTSAERLPRAQELAREKDGVYIPPYDDPFIIAGQGTVGLEILEQLDDVDVVVVPIGGGGLISGILTVIKETKPNVKVIGVEPEIANDTLLSLEKGEITTIPETRTIADGLRTSQPGDVTFPIVQKYLDELVLVSEEEIRQALFFVLERMKQLIEPSSAVTVAAAMFGKLGVKDKKVTCVLSGGNVDVRKLGEIFPE